In Bacillus sp. NP247, one DNA window encodes the following:
- a CDS encoding cytochrome aa3 quinol oxidase subunit II, with translation MQLKKAFWKLASLLPLSLLLFLGGCDKKLAVLNPQGPVAKAQYDLIVWSFLLMSLIIAIVFILFTVILIRYREKPENMDYEPPDQHGNTLLEIIWTVIPVIIVIALSIPTVKATYASEEVPQESKHIKPVEIYVTSANWKWLFSYPEEKIETVNYLNIPAGVPIQFKLTSVGPMNAFWVPELGGMKYTMDGMIMDLYLQADKPGSYLGRSSNFSGEGFTHMEFEVEAKTKEKYDKWVKEVQETAPKLTENKYNEIVKPGVVGRMTFSSHHLSYVDPKSLEYCDYNYYKNKK, from the coding sequence GTGCAACTAAAGAAAGCATTTTGGAAGTTAGCTTCGCTTCTTCCGTTATCATTACTTCTGTTCCTCGGCGGCTGTGATAAGAAACTCGCAGTATTAAATCCGCAAGGACCCGTTGCAAAGGCACAGTATGATTTAATTGTTTGGTCATTCTTGCTTATGTCATTAATTATCGCAATTGTATTCATCTTGTTTACAGTCATCTTGATTCGTTATCGTGAAAAACCAGAGAATATGGACTATGAGCCACCTGATCAACATGGTAACACATTATTAGAAATCATTTGGACGGTTATTCCTGTTATTATCGTTATCGCATTATCGATTCCAACAGTTAAGGCAACTTATGCTTCGGAAGAGGTTCCGCAAGAGTCCAAACATATTAAACCAGTTGAAATTTATGTTACATCTGCGAACTGGAAATGGTTATTTAGTTACCCGGAGGAAAAAATTGAAACCGTTAACTATTTAAACATCCCAGCTGGTGTACCAATTCAATTTAAGCTTACTTCTGTAGGTCCAATGAATGCATTCTGGGTTCCAGAACTTGGTGGTATGAAGTACACTATGGATGGCATGATTATGGATTTATATTTACAAGCTGATAAGCCTGGTTCTTACCTAGGCCGTAGTTCGAACTTCTCTGGTGAAGGGTTCACTCATATGGAGTTCGAAGTTGAAGCAAAAACAAAAGAAAAGTATGACAAGTGGGTAAAAGAAGTACAAGAAACTGCTCCTAAACTAACAGAAAATAAGTACAACGAAATTGTTAAACCTGGTGTAGTTGGTCGTATGACATTCTCTAGTCATCACTTAAGTTATGTAGATCCAAAATCACTTGAATATTGTGATTACAACTACTACAAAAACAAAAAATAA
- a CDS encoding amino acid permease, with protein sequence MNQQVEQTDLKRTMKSRHLFMIALGGVIGTGLFMGSGQIVHNAGPGGAILAFLVGGFVMYLTMLCLGELSVAMPEAGSFQSYASKFISPGFGFVVGWMYWLNWAVTVGVELTTVSILMKRWFPDVSSWIWCVTFAVVLFLVNALSAKAYAEAEFWFASVKVATIVIFIVLGGAVMFGLLDFNGKPAPMLHNFTENGGLFPNGALAVLLTMITVNYSFQGTELIGIASGESENPEKTIPKAIKNTIWRTLFFFVLAISVVVGLLPWQEANLVESPFVLVFDVAGIPYAADIMNFVIITAVLSVANSGLYANSRMLWAMAKQGMASPAFTKLTKRGVPLNALIFSLIFASLSLLTSIFAADTVFLILTSIAAMAAVVVWMSIAASQFFFRRNFVKNGGDINDLKYRTPLYPIVPIVAFSLNFITFVSLAFIPDQRIALYCGIPFMIICYILYQVKYKKVVTFEQKKNITQEIN encoded by the coding sequence ATGAATCAACAAGTAGAACAAACAGATTTAAAACGAACAATGAAAAGTAGACACCTATTCATGATCGCACTTGGTGGAGTCATTGGAACTGGATTATTTATGGGTTCTGGACAAATCGTCCATAATGCAGGACCAGGCGGAGCTATTCTCGCATTTTTAGTGGGTGGTTTCGTTATGTATTTAACGATGTTATGTCTTGGCGAATTGTCAGTAGCTATGCCAGAAGCGGGTTCCTTCCAAAGTTACGCAAGCAAATTTATTTCACCTGGTTTTGGATTTGTTGTCGGTTGGATGTATTGGTTAAATTGGGCTGTTACAGTTGGAGTAGAGTTAACGACTGTTAGCATTTTAATGAAACGATGGTTTCCAGACGTTTCTTCTTGGATTTGGTGTGTTACTTTTGCCGTAGTACTCTTTCTTGTGAACGCTTTATCAGCAAAAGCATATGCAGAAGCTGAATTTTGGTTCGCTAGCGTAAAGGTGGCAACAATTGTTATCTTTATCGTTCTTGGAGGAGCGGTTATGTTTGGTCTCCTCGATTTTAATGGAAAGCCAGCTCCAATGCTTCACAATTTCACTGAAAATGGCGGGCTATTTCCAAACGGTGCATTAGCTGTTCTTCTTACCATGATCACAGTTAATTACTCATTCCAAGGAACAGAATTAATCGGAATTGCTTCAGGAGAAAGTGAAAATCCTGAAAAAACAATTCCAAAAGCAATCAAAAATACCATTTGGCGAACTCTATTCTTCTTCGTCCTAGCGATATCAGTTGTTGTAGGTTTACTCCCGTGGCAAGAGGCTAATCTAGTTGAAAGTCCATTTGTACTTGTATTTGATGTGGCTGGTATCCCTTATGCAGCGGACATTATGAACTTTGTTATTATTACAGCTGTATTATCCGTAGCTAACTCTGGTCTATACGCAAATTCTCGTATGCTTTGGGCGATGGCAAAACAAGGAATGGCTAGTCCAGCTTTTACGAAGTTAACTAAAAGAGGTGTACCACTAAATGCGTTAATTTTCAGTTTGATTTTCGCAAGCCTTTCTTTATTAACAAGTATATTTGCAGCAGATACTGTCTTTTTAATTTTAACTTCTATTGCAGCAATGGCTGCTGTTGTTGTTTGGATGTCGATTGCAGCTTCACAGTTTTTCTTCCGTAGAAATTTCGTGAAAAATGGCGGCGACATAAATGATTTAAAATACCGTACACCACTTTATCCAATAGTTCCAATCGTAGCTTTCTCACTCAATTTCATTACATTTGTTAGTTTAGCTTTCATTCCAGATCAGAGAATTGCTCTTTATTGTGGGATTCCATTTATGATTATTTGTTACATTTTATACCAAGTGAAATATAAAAAAGTTGTCACATTTGAACAGAAAAAAAATATAACTCAGGAAATAAACTAA
- a CDS encoding C39 family peptidase, with amino-acid sequence MKKLKYLFVFGIILAAAFFIGKDKIIQKAQVLRLDFLSEMKEAAMIEDVPFIKQLPELPRGCEVTSLAMLLQYKGVQVDKMQLASEIHRVPFEQNGLRGNPYEGFVGNIYTKAERGYGVYNKPIFNLAEKYVPEKVINLTDRDVKDLYKVISSGSPVWVIINTTFKPLAEGSFETWNTSSGEVKITYFEHSVVAVGYDQNFVYVNDPLKNNPRFAVPRAEFEQAWEQMGKQAITIL; translated from the coding sequence ATGAAAAAGCTAAAATATCTTTTTGTTTTTGGAATTATACTAGCTGCCGCGTTTTTTATAGGGAAAGATAAAATTATACAAAAGGCGCAAGTGCTACGCTTAGATTTTTTATCTGAAATGAAAGAAGCGGCTATGATTGAAGATGTTCCATTTATAAAACAATTACCAGAATTACCTCGTGGATGTGAAGTGACGAGTTTAGCTATGTTGCTGCAATATAAAGGTGTACAAGTAGATAAGATGCAACTTGCTAGCGAAATTCATCGTGTTCCATTTGAACAAAATGGTTTGCGTGGAAATCCTTATGAGGGATTCGTTGGAAATATTTATACGAAAGCTGAACGAGGATATGGTGTATACAATAAACCAATCTTTAATTTGGCAGAAAAATATGTTCCTGAAAAAGTAATTAATTTAACAGATAGAGACGTGAAAGATCTATATAAGGTAATTAGTTCTGGCTCTCCAGTATGGGTTATTATTAATACAACGTTTAAGCCGCTAGCTGAAGGTAGTTTTGAAACATGGAATACAAGTTCTGGTGAAGTGAAAATTACATATTTTGAGCATAGTGTAGTAGCGGTTGGATATGATCAAAACTTTGTATATGTAAATGATCCTCTAAAAAACAATCCACGTTTCGCTGTTCCACGAGCAGAATTTGAGCAAGCATGGGAGCAAATGGGGAAACAAGCAATTACTATTTTATAA
- a CDS encoding amidohydrolase — MDVAKELVLSKNQLIEWRRHFHKYPELSFQEEKTSQFVFDILRKIPYLEVSRPTKYSVMARLIGKQPGKTIAVRADMDALPIHEENKFDFISTYPGVMHACGHDGHMAILLGVVHKLVEEREKVKGEIRFLFQHAEENFPGGAEEMVAAGVMEGVDYIIGAHLWASLEVGKIGVIYGPAMAAPDVFKITIEGKGGHAGIPHETVDSIAIGAQVVSQIQQIVSRLTNPLDSLVVSVTQFHSGTTHNVIPEQAEIEGTVRSLRHELREETKEKLERIVKHITESYGANYTFSYEYGYRPVVNDYEVTELIEHTALQLYGREGVVRLQPTMAGEDFSAFLQKAPGTFFFIGAGNQEKGIIYPHHHPRFTIDEDALPIGMEVFVSSIMNFISKGE, encoded by the coding sequence ATGGATGTCGCAAAGGAACTTGTTTTATCAAAGAATCAGTTGATTGAGTGGAGAAGGCATTTTCATAAGTATCCAGAGTTATCTTTTCAAGAGGAAAAAACATCGCAATTTGTATTCGACATACTTCGGAAAATCCCATATTTAGAAGTCTCAAGGCCTACTAAATATAGTGTAATGGCAAGGTTAATTGGTAAGCAGCCTGGTAAAACCATCGCGGTTCGTGCTGATATGGATGCTCTTCCTATTCATGAAGAAAATAAATTTGATTTTATTTCTACATATCCAGGTGTGATGCATGCGTGTGGTCACGATGGTCACATGGCAATATTGCTTGGTGTAGTACATAAGTTGGTAGAGGAAAGAGAGAAAGTTAAAGGAGAGATTCGCTTTTTATTTCAACATGCGGAAGAAAACTTTCCGGGTGGTGCAGAAGAAATGGTCGCAGCGGGAGTGATGGAAGGTGTGGATTACATTATTGGTGCTCATCTTTGGGCGTCATTAGAGGTTGGGAAAATAGGTGTAATTTATGGTCCTGCGATGGCGGCACCGGACGTTTTTAAAATTACGATAGAGGGAAAAGGTGGGCATGCTGGAATTCCGCACGAAACAGTTGATAGTATCGCCATTGGTGCACAAGTTGTTTCGCAAATCCAGCAAATTGTATCTCGCCTCACGAACCCGTTAGATTCTCTCGTAGTATCTGTTACACAATTTCATTCTGGGACAACCCATAATGTTATCCCAGAACAAGCGGAGATTGAGGGGACAGTGAGAAGTTTAAGGCATGAATTAAGAGAGGAAACAAAGGAGAAGCTTGAACGGATTGTCAAACATATTACAGAATCATACGGTGCTAATTATACATTTTCTTATGAGTATGGATATCGACCAGTTGTGAACGATTATGAAGTTACAGAGCTTATTGAACATACGGCATTACAGCTGTATGGAAGAGAAGGAGTTGTTCGTTTACAACCAACGATGGCAGGAGAAGATTTTTCGGCATTTTTACAAAAGGCACCAGGGACGTTCTTTTTTATAGGGGCAGGCAATCAAGAGAAGGGAATTATATATCCGCATCACCATCCTCGTTTTACAATTGACGAAGATGCATTACCAATTGGAATGGAAGTCTTTGTATCATCCATTATGAATTTTATAAGTAAAGGAGAATGA
- a CDS encoding DUF3311 domain-containing protein, whose translation MKKIHVLALIPVLCLVIGPVFANSVTPYVLGMPFLLFWVLLSVLITSFCMGLVYVFDPANKGDVK comes from the coding sequence ATGAAGAAAATACACGTGCTAGCACTTATTCCAGTTCTTTGTTTAGTGATTGGACCAGTATTTGCAAATTCGGTCACTCCTTACGTACTTGGGATGCCCTTTCTATTATTTTGGGTATTATTATCAGTGCTCATTACGTCTTTTTGTATGGGGCTTGTGTACGTGTTCGATCCTGCTAATAAGGGGGATGTGAAATGA
- the gerLA gene encoding spore germination protein GerLA, with product MGKLLELKGNLFEVMKEIRDELGSPNDLTIREVALAGSFTRCAVVFLCGLTDKDNVYKYVVRTLQYEEIPNEAAVVQTLLDRFISIAEVGMKTTFPDIINAVLAGDTVILIDNIQTAIVVNSRAWEKRSLEPPVTEDLIRGPRVGLNEDINVNKMLIRRGLRDPKLRFHSYIMGKRSQKEVTLVYIEDIINPYIVNELDRRLQSIVTDIIFETGTIEQLIQDNNLSPFPQFLNTERPDNIVAALAKGKAAILVDGSPFALIAPLVFVDIFQSVEDHYERWIIGTLLRMLRMGSGIAAVLLPAMYVALVSYHQGLIPSKLAYSIAGAREGVPFPAYIETLMMALTMELIREAGIRLPKPMGQTIGIVGGLVIGEAAVNAGIVNPFLVIIIAVTAIATFSLPVYSITITFRILLFVFVLAATAFGLYGIILALIALAVHITNLKSVGVPYTTPIAPAFYKDWEEELVRLPKSMLKERPEYLQTKDSTLRPKERE from the coding sequence GTGGGGAAATTGTTAGAGCTAAAAGGTAACTTGTTTGAAGTTATGAAGGAAATTAGAGATGAGTTAGGTTCACCTAATGATTTAACAATTAGAGAAGTTGCTCTTGCGGGTAGTTTTACACGTTGTGCGGTTGTTTTTTTATGTGGATTGACAGATAAGGATAATGTTTATAAATATGTAGTTCGTACACTTCAATATGAAGAAATACCAAATGAAGCAGCTGTGGTTCAGACATTATTGGATCGTTTTATTTCTATTGCAGAAGTCGGTATGAAGACGACTTTTCCAGATATTATAAATGCGGTTTTAGCAGGAGATACAGTCATATTAATTGATAATATTCAAACGGCTATTGTTGTTAACAGTAGGGCTTGGGAGAAAAGAAGTCTAGAACCGCCAGTGACAGAAGATTTAATTCGTGGACCGAGGGTTGGGTTAAATGAAGATATTAATGTGAATAAAATGTTAATTCGCCGTGGTTTACGTGATCCGAAGTTGCGGTTTCACTCTTATATTATGGGGAAGCGATCGCAGAAAGAAGTAACCCTAGTATATATAGAGGATATTATTAACCCTTACATCGTAAACGAACTAGATCGGCGTCTTCAATCAATAGTGACAGATATCATTTTTGAGACAGGAACGATTGAGCAATTAATTCAAGATAATAATTTGTCGCCGTTTCCGCAGTTTTTAAATACAGAAAGACCAGATAATATAGTGGCTGCATTGGCGAAAGGGAAAGCGGCCATTTTAGTAGATGGGTCACCATTTGCTCTTATAGCTCCACTAGTATTTGTTGATATTTTTCAATCTGTAGAAGATCATTATGAGCGTTGGATAATTGGAACGTTATTAAGAATGTTACGTATGGGATCAGGTATCGCTGCTGTTTTATTACCTGCCATGTACGTAGCGCTTGTATCGTATCATCAAGGGCTTATTCCATCTAAACTAGCTTATTCCATTGCGGGAGCAAGAGAAGGGGTACCGTTTCCTGCTTATATAGAAACGTTAATGATGGCATTAACGATGGAATTAATACGAGAAGCCGGGATTAGGCTTCCGAAACCGATGGGACAAACAATTGGCATCGTAGGCGGTCTTGTAATTGGAGAAGCGGCAGTAAATGCGGGGATTGTAAATCCGTTTTTAGTAATTATTATTGCGGTTACCGCAATTGCTACATTCTCACTTCCTGTATATAGCATTACGATTACGTTTCGGATTTTACTTTTCGTTTTTGTATTAGCCGCGACTGCTTTTGGATTGTACGGGATTATTTTAGCTCTTATTGCACTTGCGGTCCATATTACAAATTTAAAGAGTGTTGGGGTACCGTATACAACACCTATTGCTCCTGCTTTTTATAAAGATTGGGAAGAAGAATTGGTTCGCCTACCAAAATCAATGCTAAAAGAGAGACCAGAATATTTACAAACGAAAGACTCTACACTACGTCCAAAGGAGCGAGAGTAA
- a CDS encoding endospore germination permease, producing the protein MKPFEYGDEEIGSRELGFAVSSTIIGIGALSMPRDIAAQTLFSDGWIILLLGGLICAVLGWFVTRVAILFPKQNFVQYTSEHLTKPVSYTISIILVLTFVALTAYEARKISIISQTYLFSDTPIQLLSFFFLLVVVYGIAGSRAALLRLNVLFLPIVLIAIVLLSLLNVNLMEIDNLLPAFQTDVSQYAVGVKNSIFTFIGFEVALFYAVMLNETAKKAPMAVAKAVMVNVLSYILIYLTCISVFTYMTTRGLTYPTIELGKEIEIGGGFLERFDAIFFTTWIITIYNTTAMYYDVASLLFCAMFPKVKKHIFIFVSAPMIFMLNMIPGNLNTLSNYGTYLAWIDMGFVVLAPLLVFIVYKIKRRNGRNETPS; encoded by the coding sequence TTGAAGCCATTTGAATATGGGGATGAAGAAATTGGATCTCGGGAACTTGGTTTTGCGGTATCGTCAACAATTATCGGTATAGGTGCATTATCTATGCCACGAGATATTGCTGCGCAAACTTTATTTTCGGACGGTTGGATTATTTTGCTTTTGGGTGGATTGATATGTGCGGTTTTAGGTTGGTTTGTAACGAGGGTAGCTATTTTGTTCCCAAAACAAAACTTTGTTCAATATACGAGTGAGCACTTGACGAAGCCTGTTTCATACACGATTAGTATCATTTTAGTGTTAACATTCGTTGCTTTGACAGCATATGAGGCCCGGAAAATTTCAATTATTTCACAAACTTATTTATTTAGTGATACACCAATACAATTGTTATCCTTCTTTTTTTTGTTAGTTGTTGTTTATGGGATTGCTGGATCTAGGGCTGCTTTATTAAGGTTAAATGTTTTATTTTTACCAATCGTTTTAATTGCGATCGTGCTTCTTTCTTTATTGAATGTGAACTTAATGGAAATAGATAATTTACTACCTGCTTTTCAAACGGACGTAAGTCAATATGCTGTGGGAGTTAAAAATTCTATTTTTACGTTTATTGGATTTGAGGTAGCGCTATTTTATGCAGTGATGTTAAACGAGACAGCAAAAAAGGCGCCGATGGCAGTTGCAAAAGCTGTGATGGTAAACGTATTGTCTTACATTTTAATTTATTTAACTTGTATTAGTGTTTTTACATATATGACAACCCGGGGATTAACATATCCAACGATTGAATTGGGGAAGGAGATTGAAATTGGTGGGGGGTTTTTAGAAAGATTCGATGCGATCTTTTTTACTACTTGGATTATTACTATTTATAACACCACAGCAATGTATTATGACGTTGCATCTCTATTGTTTTGTGCTATGTTTCCGAAAGTTAAGAAGCATATTTTTATTTTCGTAAGTGCTCCTATGATTTTTATGCTGAATATGATCCCTGGTAATTTAAATACTTTATCAAATTACGGAACGTATTTAGCTTGGATAGATATGGGCTTTGTTGTGTTAGCGCCTTTGTTAGTTTTTATTGTATATAAAATAAAAAGAAGGAATGGTAGAAATGAAACACCTTCTTAA
- a CDS encoding Ger(x)C family spore germination protein codes for MKHLLKIIMLMVLAGSISGCSELEEIEERGFVVGAAYDIVKKKKSNPIMKGTYQMVLPSKLAQQGGQGGGDSENYINVSAKADSVFEQIRIIAKKISRSLFFPHIQVIIFSKDLLANPYVLQNTLDVYIRDHEMRRNIRLFVSEKDAEAILKQSAKPENLPAQYIDMLAEHPPKNAQMIEAARIGEVQQKMIANRSFVLPILQLTKQGVQMNGAALFRGKDNKCVGSLNGEETLGMNYVIGKKIGGFFTIRKKDQLITYEIHKMHRKIKVSTENATKPKFDIYLSLEGTLAELHFSDHKQIMSENRLKKNIAEEMEKRIQKSIKLVQKKYKVDVLTLGEVYKRHNYKEWKKIDKNWDQGENYFSNAEVTVHVHPTIEHSGSALPKRVK; via the coding sequence ATGAAACACCTTCTTAAAATTATAATGCTTATGGTTTTAGCTGGATCTATAAGTGGGTGCTCTGAGCTAGAAGAAATAGAAGAAAGAGGATTTGTAGTAGGTGCAGCCTATGATATTGTGAAAAAAAAGAAATCGAATCCAATTATGAAAGGGACGTATCAGATGGTACTTCCCAGTAAGCTAGCACAGCAAGGTGGACAAGGTGGTGGAGATAGCGAAAATTATATTAATGTTAGTGCGAAAGCAGATAGTGTCTTTGAGCAAATACGAATTATCGCTAAAAAAATTAGTCGCTCATTATTCTTTCCGCATATACAAGTGATAATTTTTTCTAAAGATTTATTAGCGAATCCATATGTTTTACAAAATACGCTAGATGTATATATTCGTGATCATGAGATGAGACGAAATATTCGTTTGTTCGTTTCTGAGAAAGATGCAGAAGCTATTTTGAAGCAGAGTGCTAAGCCTGAAAATTTACCGGCGCAGTATATTGATATGTTAGCTGAACATCCTCCGAAAAATGCCCAAATGATTGAGGCTGCAAGAATTGGTGAGGTGCAACAAAAAATGATTGCTAACCGAAGTTTCGTATTACCTATTCTTCAACTAACAAAACAAGGGGTGCAAATGAACGGGGCGGCGTTATTTCGTGGGAAAGATAATAAGTGTGTAGGTAGTTTGAATGGAGAGGAAACATTAGGGATGAATTATGTAATAGGTAAGAAAATTGGAGGGTTCTTTACCATTCGAAAAAAAGACCAGCTTATTACATATGAAATTCATAAGATGCATCGGAAGATTAAAGTATCTACGGAAAATGCTACAAAACCGAAGTTTGATATTTATTTATCTTTGGAAGGGACCTTAGCAGAGTTGCATTTTAGTGATCATAAACAAATTATGAGTGAAAATCGATTGAAGAAAAACATCGCGGAGGAAATGGAGAAGCGTATCCAAAAATCGATTAAGCTTGTTCAAAAAAAATATAAGGTAGATGTATTAACATTAGGGGAAGTATATAAGCGGCATAATTATAAAGAATGGAAGAAGATAGATAAGAATTGGGATCAAGGTGAAAATTATTTTAGTAATGCTGAGGTTACTGTTCATGTTCATCCGACAATTGAGCATTCAGGTTCAGCTTTACCGAAGAGAGTGAAATAA
- a CDS encoding nucleoside recognition domain-containing protein, whose protein sequence is MESHSASKALPLDYIIQHAQTLSKEDIRDDIVGDIYRTSASICKESVQYTNTDKLYRSEKLDKIFTSPIWGFPIMLGILSIIFYLTIAGANVPSDMIAEFFGWAEGYLTSWFQAAHAPEWLHGILILGLFRGIGAVISVMLPPMAIFFPMFALLENYGYLPRVAFNMDRLFKRSGAHGKQSLTMAMGFGCNAAAIMSTRIIESPRERMLAILTNNFVPCNGRWPMLILMASLFMAAGYTGSMQTLVTAGVVVGMVVIGVIMTLTVSWVLSKTALKGVPTHYTLELPPYRKPKVWNTIVRATLDKSIYVLKRAIVVAAPAAALTWLLANIFVGDTSLLMHFVNFLDPFAKMLGLDGFILAAFILGLPANEIVIPILLMSYLSTGALTEIDDFNQIKNLFLEHGWTWLTALNTMLFSLLHFPCGTTLVNIYKETKSAKWTFLSFAIPTVIAIVVTFLSTQLVHWLGLV, encoded by the coding sequence ATGGAATCTCACTCAGCCAGTAAAGCTCTTCCATTAGACTATATTATTCAACATGCACAGACACTCTCAAAAGAAGATATACGAGATGATATTGTCGGAGATATTTATCGAACATCTGCAAGCATATGTAAAGAGTCTGTTCAATATACAAATACTGATAAATTGTATCGTTCTGAAAAACTAGATAAAATTTTCACATCTCCCATCTGGGGATTCCCAATTATGCTCGGTATTTTATCTATTATTTTTTATCTTACAATTGCAGGCGCTAACGTACCCTCTGATATGATTGCTGAATTCTTCGGATGGGCAGAAGGATATTTAACATCTTGGTTCCAAGCAGCGCATGCACCTGAATGGTTACATGGCATTTTAATACTTGGTTTATTCCGTGGTATCGGTGCTGTTATTAGCGTTATGTTACCACCTATGGCAATCTTTTTCCCTATGTTCGCACTATTAGAAAACTACGGATACTTACCACGTGTCGCTTTTAATATGGATCGCTTATTCAAACGCTCCGGTGCACATGGCAAACAATCTTTAACAATGGCAATGGGTTTTGGTTGTAATGCAGCCGCTATTATGTCAACACGTATTATTGAATCACCACGTGAACGAATGCTTGCAATCTTAACAAACAACTTCGTTCCTTGTAACGGTCGCTGGCCTATGTTAATTTTAATGGCTTCATTATTTATGGCTGCTGGTTATACAGGTAGTATGCAAACATTAGTTACTGCAGGTGTCGTAGTTGGAATGGTGGTAATTGGTGTTATTATGACATTAACTGTTTCTTGGGTACTATCAAAAACAGCTTTAAAAGGTGTGCCAACTCACTACACTCTTGAGTTACCACCGTACCGTAAGCCAAAAGTTTGGAATACAATTGTACGTGCAACACTCGATAAATCAATTTATGTTTTAAAACGAGCTATAGTTGTGGCTGCCCCTGCAGCTGCATTAACTTGGTTACTTGCTAATATTTTCGTCGGTGACACGAGCTTACTTATGCATTTTGTGAACTTCTTAGATCCATTTGCTAAAATGTTAGGACTTGACGGATTTATTCTAGCGGCTTTTATTCTCGGACTACCAGCTAATGAAATTGTTATTCCGATTTTATTAATGTCTTACTTATCAACTGGTGCTTTAACTGAAATAGATGATTTTAATCAAATTAAAAATCTATTCTTAGAACACGGTTGGACTTGGTTAACGGCGTTAAACACAATGTTGTTCTCACTCCTTCATTTCCCGTGCGGAACAACACTGGTTAACATATATAAAGAAACAAAAAGTGCAAAATGGACATTTTTATCGTTTGCAATCCCTACTGTTATTGCCATTGTTGTTACATTCCTCTCTACACAATTGGTACATTGGTTAGGGCTTGTATAA
- a CDS encoding FeoB small GTPase domain-containing protein, whose translation MSKHRIALAGNPNTGKSTLFNTLTGLKQHTGNWTGKTVLKAEGEYKHSGNIYTLIDLPGTYSLYSNSADEEVARDYIIFEKPEVTVVVIDATAMERNLNLALQVMEMTNDVVICINLIDEAEKKGIIIDEKKLAKSLGVPVVKISARNRVGIGHLLNVIAKVANKKLIPTPIKISYSEKIESMIQELEPQIYKVFGDTYPARWIALRILDGDKNFLTTLQKHHNEPLVREVVMNGISLSQ comes from the coding sequence ATGAGCAAACATCGTATTGCTTTAGCTGGCAACCCGAATACCGGGAAAAGTACATTATTTAATACTTTAACAGGCTTAAAACAACATACTGGAAACTGGACGGGAAAAACTGTTTTAAAAGCTGAAGGGGAATATAAGCATAGCGGAAATATATATACATTAATTGATTTACCTGGAACTTACTCACTATATTCAAATTCCGCGGACGAAGAAGTAGCGAGGGATTATATTATATTTGAAAAACCAGAAGTAACTGTAGTTGTTATAGATGCAACGGCAATGGAAAGAAATTTAAATTTAGCACTCCAAGTGATGGAAATGACAAACGATGTGGTCATTTGTATTAACTTAATTGATGAAGCGGAGAAAAAAGGAATCATTATTGACGAAAAGAAATTAGCAAAATCACTCGGTGTACCTGTAGTTAAGATCTCTGCACGTAATCGAGTAGGCATTGGACATTTGCTAAATGTGATCGCTAAAGTAGCAAATAAAAAACTAATTCCAACACCAATTAAAATTTCTTACAGCGAAAAAATCGAAAGTATGATTCAGGAATTAGAACCACAAATTTATAAAGTGTTCGGTGATACGTATCCAGCACGTTGGATTGCGTTACGTATATTAGATGGAGATAAAAATTTCTTAACTACACTCCAAAAACACCATAATGAACCACTTGTAAGGGAGGTCGTAATGAATGGAATCTCACTCAGCCAGTAA
- a CDS encoding FeoA family protein has translation MVSANTKPLSEFKTGEFVQIEKIQLEGTMKRRLLDLGFIPGATIKVLQRSPLGDPVAYQVSNTTIALRKEESSLIFGVLIGDDFR, from the coding sequence ATGGTATCGGCTAATACAAAACCACTTTCTGAATTTAAAACAGGAGAGTTTGTACAAATTGAGAAGATACAATTAGAAGGAACTATGAAACGACGTTTATTAGACTTAGGATTTATCCCTGGGGCAACGATTAAAGTATTACAACGCAGTCCACTTGGAGATCCGGTCGCTTATCAAGTAAGCAACACAACTATTGCACTACGTAAGGAAGAAAGTTCCCTTATTTTCGGGGTATTAATAGGAGATGATTTCAGATGA